In Xiphophorus maculatus strain JP 163 A chromosome 18, X_maculatus-5.0-male, whole genome shotgun sequence, a single genomic region encodes these proteins:
- the rcbtb2 gene encoding RCC1 and BTB domain-containing protein 2, translating to MLDVGKWPVFALLPPEELRLIRQACVFGSAANEALYVTVNDEVFALGTNCSGCLGLGDLQSTIEPRRIDILCGKKIVSLSYGTGPHVVIATADGEVFAWGHNGYSQLGNGTTNHGLTPALVSTNLISKRVTEVACGSHHTIALTSDGEVYAWGYNNSGQVGSGSTANQPTPRRVSSCLQNKVVVNIACGQLCSMAVLDNGEIYGWGYNCNGQLGLGNNGNQQTPCRIAALQGVNIVQVACGYAHTLTLTDEGFVYAWGANSYGQLGTGNKSNQALPILINTDKERMVEVAACHTSHTSAAKTQSGQVLMWGQCRGQAVSSPHLTHFSSTDDVFACFATPAVTWHLLSVDGDDYLTVAQSLKKEFDSPEISDLKFLVDGKCIYVHKALLKIRCEHFRTLLNETDEDVIEIHQFSYLVYKAFLEYLYTDNINLPPEDAIGLLDLATFYREMRLKRLCQETIKRGISEENAITLLSAAVKYEARDLEEFCFKFCVNHLTAVTQTQAFADMDHDLLKNFISKASRYGAFKN from the exons GTCTTTGCCTTAGGCACCAACTGTAGTGGCTGCTTAGGCCTTGGAGACCTTCAAAGCACTATTGAGCCGCGCAGGATTGATATCTTGTGCGGAAAGAAGATTGTGTCCCTGAGCTATGGTACAGGACCGCATGTGGTTATCGCCACTGCAG ACGGGGAGGTGTTCGCCTGGGGTCACAATGGCTACAGCCAGCTGGGAAATGGGACCACCAACCATGGTCTGACCCCTGCCCTGGTCTCCACCAACCTAATCAGCAAGAGGGTGACAGAAGTGGCCTGTGGCTCCCACCACACCATCGCTCTCACAAGTGATGGAGAG GTGTATGCGTGGGGCTACAACAACTCGGGCCAAGTAGGATCTGGGTCGACTGCCAATCAGCCAACACCACGTCGGGTTAGCAGCTGTCTGCAGAACAAAGTGGTGGTCAACATAGCCTGTGGCCAGCTCTGCTCGATGGCTGTCCTGGATAATGGAGAG ATTTATGGTTGGGGCTACAACTGCAATGGGCAGCTGGGTTTGGGAAACAACGGAAATcagcaaactccatgcagaatcGCTGCTCTGCAAGGTGTCAACATTGTTCAG GTGGCATGTGGATATGCGCACACATTGACACTTACGGATGAGGGATTTGTTTATGCGTGGGGAGCCAACTCCTATGGACAGCTGGGAACAGGCAATAAAAGTAACCAAGCGCTCCCCATCCTAATAAATACAGACAAGGAAAG GATGGTGGAGGTAGCTGCCTGTCACACCAGCCACACGTCAGCTGCTAAGACGCAGAGCGGGCAGGTCCTGATGTGGGGTCAGTGTCGAGGTCAGGCCGTGTCCAGCCCTCATCTTACCCACTTCAGCAGCACTGATGACGTGTTTGCCTGCTTCGCCACGCCGGCCGTCACGTGGCACCTTCTCTCAGTGG ATGGAGATGACTACCTGACAGTTGCCCAGTCTTTGAAGAAGGAGTTTGACAGTCCAGAGATTTCTGACCTTAAGTTCTTAGTTGATGGGAAGTGCATATATGTTCACAAAGCTCTTCTGAAGATCAG GTGTGAGCATTTCCGTACTTTGTTGAATGAAACAGATGAAGATGTTATAGAAATTCACCAGTTCTCATATTTAGTGTACAAAGCCTTCCTGGAGTATCTCTATACAGACAATATTAACCTGCCACCAGAGGATGCTATTG GGTTGCTTGACTTGGCAACGTTTTACCGAGAGATGAGGCTCAAAAGATTGTGTCAGGAAACTATCAAGCGGGGCATTTCTGAAGAGAACGCCATCACGCTGCTTTCTGCCGCCGTCAAGTATGAGGCTCGG GACCTGGAGGAGTTCTGCTTCAAGTTTTGTGTCAACCATCTTACGGCTGTCACTCAGACCCAGGCTTTTGCAGACATGGATCATGACCTGCTCAAGAACTTCATTAGTAAGGCAAGCCGCTACGGGGCCTTCAAAAACTAA